TTAGACACTTTTTTGGCCATTTATCGGCACTATTTACCtgcagttttaatttttttctgcagagATCCTCTTAACCATGTCGTAAAACGGCAGCCATATGCAATCGTTTGcacagaaaatttatgaatttggtGAGACATTTCTTTGCCGTTTCCCCGTAGAATCTATTAAACCAAAATACTGAATAGAGGACGTGAACATTGACGAACATCAAAAAAGCAAGTTACCATCGTTACTCGGCGAAATTGCCTCGAAAATTTCCTCgaggaattttttgttcccctttattaaatttcaactaatttacaaataaaaatcattaaaaatttaaaaattaataaacttttaaaattaaaaataatttaaaatttttttgatttttaaaaaattattttaacatgaaatttatcgaaaaaatcaccaaaaaataaatttcctttgagGAAGTTTTTAAGAGAGATGGCAACCTTTTCCGATACACGAATGAAACCGAAACATGTTACCGTTAGAGGAGCTGCGATCGTCTGTCATgaaaaaatcccaatgcaaatcaCTATGAGAAATTTGCTTCTTTCATggcataaaaaatcatgacttGCTCAtgttttgtcttgattttttaCCAAACTAACATGATTTCGAACTTTTTACTTATTTGACTTTGAAGATAAATATTCAAAgatatttatgatgatttttcgtAAAGACTTGTagaagaaaaatcatgaaaatatttcatttgaaaattttttaaaaattaatttcgtatGAATTCATTGTAGAAGAgggtaatttttgttcaattcaaattgacagttgagaaaaaatattgaaaaataattttaaaaaaaatatttaaatttaattcgaatAATGGAAGGTAAGTTTTGGATAAAATGTCTTCGATGAACGTTCTTCTTCTTTCAAGTGTCTCCATATTCAGAAGTTTCAATCTGTTTTCATATGATGGTAATGTGAAAGTATCATTTCGCCAGCCGAGATTTCTTAGAGCAAATAGTAGAAATTGTTTCTgaaagaattcaatttttttttgcacatctTTTGACAAAACCAAGAGTTTGATGACTTTCGTCGACAATTCTATAATCATTGAAGTTTAATTAAGAGTTGAACGTAAAAttgatatcaaataaaattttgagatttgatCGACGATAGTCACGCatattacatgaaaaattatgtatttttaataacttattatgagttttcgatttttactGGTTGCTTTTCTTTCAtcgatttcatcaaaaacttaaattggTTGAGTTCTTCTTGCCATTAGgatgtcaatttttatgtctaaaatgaaaaaaaaaattttttgagagcccatttgatgatttataagcataaaattgatcaaaagttatgaaaaatgcctttggatgtcttttggatggttctcaagcttgaaaattgaaaaataaaaaatacgtaatttttttttgaattgttcagttaaaaaaaaatgttcagctTATCCATAACAACAAATCCAATTATgactaattttaatacaataatcataaaaaaaagttatcgtgCTTTACTCGTTCGTTATCATCCATTATCAAATCATTATTTTGTCCTTACCTGCTTAAAGGAGGATTTATTTGCAAGTTACAGGTAACTAAtttgttgtatttatttttatgaaaatccgtaaataataaaaaatagaaacaagCACAAAAAGGCGTACTTATAATGAAAGTAATTGTCTTTGATTAGCATTTTAACTGCGACCTTGATAATGGATTCGCGAgttgtttttgtcgtttttgtgAAAGGAAAaggatatttttacttttttcatcgtCGTGAGTGGTTGTGATTTTgatttgggtcaaaaaatggtTCAAATTGTGCTTTATGAAAAGACACGTGATGAAATTCGCGAAGATAGGAaggagtttaatttaattgtgagGCGTTGTAACGAATTAGGTGCTTAAAATTcgcttttttaagaattttaacttaatttttttgtctttttcaggATTTGAATATGTTCTCAAGCCACAGGAATTCACATCGCGTGGTTTGTGTTTCGGTTCAAAACTTCCAAGAGAGGTTTTAGCACAGAAAGGACCAACATTAAATTCGTTCATGAGAGCTTTTACTCCCGAATCCAATTCAAAAGTTGGTCCAGGAAGTTATTCTTTGCGAAAACCTTCGCCGCACGTGCCAAATATTTATGGATTGGTATCGAAATCGTTGAGATTCACGCCCGTTATTGCAGATGACATCAAGAAAAAGTTCATTCATGCGGATTTCTATGAAGTTAGAGACATTGGCAAGAAACGCATCAAAAGGGATTACAAGCCGTTCGGATCTGGATGTGAATTGAGAGAAAAGGAAAGCTTCAAACAAATTCCtgcgtaaaaaattttggattttttaatgaaaattttttttaaaatttatttttttagtgttgGTACTTACAATGTTCCCCCAAAACcgaagaaaatgttttatcaTTATTCGTTTGGAGGCAAAATTATTCCCATTTGTCCTGTGAAAATGATTTGTCAACCTCAACATTTGGATAAATGCAGCATTTGTGAGATTTCTCCTGAAAAGGACTATTTCAAGCATGTCACAGACGAAAAATGTCTTTGTCTAAAGTGTATGGTTGCTGAAAGAGATAAAGCTAAATACAAGTCAAAATCAAAGTCGGAAAAGTTAAGGAGACTTAAGGAGCTTGAAAGTCaatttcaggtaaaaattcaattttatttagaaaattttaattaaatttaaaaaataaatttttataacatttataTTGAGTCTACTCTACGAGATCTGTTGTGACGTTATAACTCGAGAACGATGCGTCTCCGaacatatgtttcatggagaaatattatctactcgagtcagcgcacaatgtaagcgaaaaaaatttttcaaaaaaaatttcacctaaaattcttaaaaaataagattttttatagttttgaaaaactacaaaacttaacactataaagtatgaaataaaaaaaaatatatataaaataaaaataaaaaaaaaatattttaaaaaaattaaaaaaaaataaaaaaaataaaataataaaaaaatataaaaaaaaataaaaaaaaaatattaaaaaattaaaattaaaaaaaatatatttaatgaagctttcaacttataaaaaaaattatattgagcaaaaacaaatttattttttttatttcctttcttttttgctcaatatatttttttttacaaaagtttaaaacttcattaaatataaatatttttttaaatatttttaccgcatttcgaagaaaaaatgcggtattaaattcgacttttcgtctgtgtgtgtgtgtgtgtgtgtgtgtgtgtgtgtgtcagtaacgctgtgccccaaaaaaatttttttttatttatttaaaaatcttggagattttgatggaaatcatctttagaatgaatatttattcaattttaggcttaaaagtgatcaaaaaatgacttgcaaaaaaatcagagtttgaacctccaaactctgatttttttgttacgtcaaatatcgacccaatatgaacagaaatgaactttagaataaatatttattcaattttaggcttaaaagtgatcaaaaaatgacttgcaaaaaaaatcagagtttgaacctccaaaatctgatttttttgttacgtcaaatatcgacccaatatgaacagaaatgaactttagaatgaatatttattcaattttaggcttaaaagtgatcaaaaaatgacttgcaaaaaaatcagagtttttacttccaaactctgatttttttgttacgtcaaatatcgacccaatatgaacagaaataaactttagaatgaatatttattcaattttaggcttaaaagtgatcaaaaaatgacttgcaaaaaaatcagcgtttttacttccaatcgctgatttttttgttacgtcaaatatcgacccaatatgaacagaaataaactttagaatgaatatttattcaattttaggcttaaaagtgatcaaaaaatgacttgcaaaaaaaatcagcgtttttacttccaaactctgatttttttgttacgtcaaatatcgacccaatatgaacagaaatgaactttagaatgaatatttattcaattttaggcttaaaagtgatcaaaaaatgacttgcaaaaaaaatcagagtttgaacctccaaactctgatttttttgttacgtcaaatatcgacccaatatgaacagaaatgaactttagaatgaatatttattcaattttaggcttaaaagtgatcaaaaaatgacttgcaaaaaaaaaatcagagtttgaacctccaaactctgatttttttgttacgtcaaatatcgacccaatatgaacagaaataaactttagaatgaatatttattcaattttaggcttaaaagtgatcaaaaaatgacttgcaaaaaaatacctccaaactctatgttacgtcaaatatcgacccaatatgaacagaaatgaactttagaatgaatatttattcaattttaggcttaaaagtgatcaaaaaatgacttgcaaaaaaatcagcgtttttacttccaaacgctgatttttttgttacgtcaaatatcgacccaatatgaacagaaatgaactttagaatgaatatttattcaattttaggcttaaaagtgatcaaaaaatgacttgcaaaaaaaatcagagtttgaacctccaaactctgatttttttgttacgtcaaatatcgacccaatatgaacagaaatgaactttagaatgaatatttattcaattttagctttgaaatccatcgaaagttgattaaaacttgacttgaaaaatttcatgaccgtttttcttctttttcgaaaatgtgaaattaggggtacaaaattatgaaatatatgcatttcaatggaaagtctgtagttgataaaaagttcgtaaaattgaaatgaggagtatgaaattgtaaagtgaggacaacaataaagatatgtatgtaatatcaaaatgcggtatagtatgtcgttctttagacgactactttttctaaatattttttaatatttttttattttttttttttaattttttaaaatattttttaatattttttttacatttttttagcttACCCGTTATTGCGGATTTTATCATCAACATGAAAACACAACTGCCAAAATTCGTTTGCTTGagccacgtgacttgaaactCAAACTGAAACGTGAACATTATTTGAGTCAATTCATCAATTAAAaacggatttttttgtaaatcacaccaaaaaaacgacaatcagccactaaatttattatttttatctataataatattaaattttcagtaattgctttaaaaaaagttgttaagtCTTCGCTTAAGTAATAATACGGAAAAGTTATTCAGGTTTTTCGTCGCCTTTTCTCGTCCATTTGTCATCGGAAAGCGACGCTTCTTGGAACGCTTGTGATAAATTTCCGATGCCTTGTTGCGATGTCGATGGAATTGCTGCGTCTCCATTGTTTGCCGACAAAATGCTCTTGAATAAATTCACACTTGTTTCGATATCGCCCAATTTCAGTGCCGTATCGAGCTCTTTTTTGTCAGGCTGTGAATCTTTCGCGGCACAAAATCCCGCAGCAAACATGGATTTATCGTCGCCAAGCCAAGCGAAATCTGCGCCGCCCGCAAAATCATCTTCATCCATATCAACTACGGTGTTCAAATCCCTCTCGAATTCGTCATCTGGATCAAAGTCGTCATCTTCATTCTCAGCTGTCACGTCGAAAAGTCGCGCTTTGAGTCGTTGACTGATTTCTTCGAGCTCCGTGAACTTTCGTTTGAGTGCTCTGCCAAGTTGATTCGTGAAATCGTTGTCGTCAGTTTCGATCGCAAGCGGAACGTTTGACGGGACTTCGGGTTTTTCTCCTCCGCGGATTTGAGATTGTTGATATGATTGATTGGAAAATGTGTTGGTGCCGggaattttactcaaaagtcGAACATTTACGCGAATTTGCCCGTTTGTTCTGCCGGAAAAGTCGATTACGTTGTACCAACTTGAAATATCGGGCACGCCAGAGATAAAAGGGCGCAAATTGACAGCTGTAAATCCAATAACGGCATCTTGCAAAGGAGTTGGAAGGGGATTTGTATCTGATGGGTTCGATTTTCGCCAAATTTTCAGGATGAAATTCTTTTCAGtctaaaaaagattaaaaattttattaaaaaattaattaaaaattttgaaattctttaaaaaaaatgagaaaactataaaataaaaagaactgagtgaattttaaaaattataaaaaaaaaaaaaaaaaaatatttaaaaaaatttttttttgaaaattaaaaaaaaaaaatttaaattctcatccaaattgtgaaatattaaaaaaatatataaaaaaaggtcgatttgaaattaaaaatcttaaaatttcttaaaaaataagaaaaaaaaattaaaattata
The sequence above is drawn from the Culicoides brevitarsis isolate CSIRO-B50_1 chromosome 1, AGI_CSIRO_Cbre_v1, whole genome shotgun sequence genome and encodes:
- the LOC134837965 gene encoding uncharacterized protein LOC134837965, which produces MVQIVLYEKTRDEIREDRKEFNLIVRRCNELGFEYVLKPQEFTSRGLCFGSKLPREVLAQKGPTLNSFMRAFTPESNSKVGPGSYSLRKPSPHVPNIYGLVSKSLRFTPVIADDIKKKFIHADFYEVRDIGKKRIKRDYKPFGSGCELREKESFKQIPAVGTYNVPPKPKKMFYHYSFGGKIIPICPVKMICQPQHLDKCSICEISPEKDYFKHVTDEKCLCLKCMVAERDKAKYKSKSKSEKLRRLKELESQFQLTRYCGFYHQHENTTAKIRLLEPRDLKLKLKREHYLSQFIN